Genomic DNA from Gemmatimonadaceae bacterium:
GTTTATCAGAAGCGGCTGATGAGTCACAGCTCGCATGAACCGATGCGGGTCACTACATCTATATCTCCCGAGCGGCAGAATACCCCACGTCGGGCAGATAGACATAATTGGGGGACACCCCGTGCGGTGCAGACACCCCTGGATGGCGAATAGTAGTGAAGGAGCCAGGAGATATCCTGTTCCGTCCGATGCGACGTTCAGCCAGGACCGTATGCCTGGAGTGCCGCACCTTTGCGACGGTCAGGTAGGCGCTGGGTCCAGTGGGGGCAACCGGAGTTTCGATGCCTTCCACCGATAGTAGAATGCCAATGACACACCATATACGGTCCCGGTGACAACCGCTCGGACCAGGACGTTCGTCAACCCAAAGCTTTCGGCACGCCAGAACAACAACCACATCACCAGTCCCCAGACGACTGCGAACCCTATACCGATGCCGACAGCCAGTGCAGCAAAGGGTTGATACAGAGGCGGACGAACGCGGAGCCCGGCTCGCCATGCCAGCCGGTACATCGGTGGTGCAGACGTGTAGGTTCTCACACCCTGGACGCGGAGTTCCTCGGTAATGGCCAGCATGCGCTCACGGTAAGCGTCGGTCAAACGTGCCTCCTGAATGCCCAGCGCGATTGCGTTCTCCTGCGAGGGCATCGCACAAAATGCGCGCGCAGCGCCATTCCGAATAGCCCTCGGCAGCAACGGCCAGTTGGGCTGTCGTTGCCGCGAGAGTCGAACCGGCTACGGCGTTGTTTCCTGCGGCCGGGGAACTCAATGGATCGGTACCAGGCATCAGAGTGGGAAGCGAGGCCTGCTCGAAAACATTCACGGAAAATCTTCTTGCTTGTGTTCCGCTTCCGGCAGGCGTAGATAGAAGCACTCCCACCTTATTGGCAGAAGCGCAGATCGCACACGGAGTTCGCCGAACGCCGAGATCTCACTTAGGCCAGCCTCATAGATGAAAGAGGTCGAAGATGCACGCATGAAGCGGTGGATCGCTGGAGTGCCGAAACTTTATTCATCCCTTTTATCAGGATCGAAATGCGCTAGGCGCCCGCTGGCGTCTCGTGCTCGACCGGCCGGCCCGTGACCGAACCGCAGACGGACGGATTGTCGAGACATCTGAACGCTACATCAGCCAAGTTCGTGCTACAAACAAGCCCGCCTCCCGCACATGGGTAGCTGAATTGGTACAGCCCGCGGAGATTGCAGTCACCTTTGTCCCGCAGGCCCGCGTCGGTGAGCAAATGGCCGATTATCTCGCGCGCCAGAAGGCTGAGATGCGAGTATTGCGTGCGATCCGCAGGGTTGATGTACCGATCAGTTTTGCCGCTTCGGTAATCGAGCGATGAGAACACGATACGGCCTCGCCATGGATGCGCTGTTACTGAGCACCCGGCCGAAGCCGCCGGGTGTTCGCATAAGGGTTGTCCGCATGTTCGCCGCTACGGCGGGCTCGTTGTGCCTGTTCGCGGGCGTCGCCGTCGCGCAGGATCATCCATCTTTCGACCCGCTCGGATTGCCGGTTCTACCCACGCCGCTGATGTGTCAGAACTTTCCTGCGGACACTGCCGAGGCCCGCGTCGGCCTCGCTGTCACGATTGTCATGACGCACGGGGAACCCGGCGTGTTTATTCGCAATATCGCTGCTGGTTACGATTCCGCCGGCCGGCCGTTGGCGCTTCAGGTGGCGGCGGAAAGGAAGACTCAGGACGACACGTCTTATATTTTTGCGGTTCGCTTCGGCCCGGATTCCAGCGTGCACGGGACCCGGGCGGTTGCTACGAACATGTTAGGCGATGGCTCCGCCGCGGCAGACAGCGCAGCAGGCGAGCCTCGAATTCTAGTGCCGCCGTCGGCAATTTCTGAGGAAGAAGGCAAGCAAGCACGCCACCTCGCCCTTTGGGTGTGGGACAGGCGCTGCAAGGGACAGCCGCCCGTCAAGAAGTCCCAGTAACCTACGCGGAGCGTGTCTACGTTATGACGCAGCACCATCTGGCCCGGCCACGAATCTTCGGCGCGCTACTCGAGTCGTTTGAACGGGACGAACAGGGGCGGCATCATCCCAGTCCGATGTCGGTGGCTGGCGAGT
This window encodes:
- a CDS encoding DUF6404 family protein; this translates as MPSQENAIALGIQEARLTDAYRERMLAITEELRVQGVRTYTSAPPMYRLAWRAGLRVRPPLYQPFAALAVGIGIGFAVVWGLVMWLLFWRAESFGLTNVLVRAVVTGTVYGVSLAFYYRWKASKLRLPPLDPAPT